In a single window of the Nicotiana tomentosiformis chromosome 8, ASM39032v3, whole genome shotgun sequence genome:
- the LOC104092110 gene encoding aberrant root formation protein 4 yields MSEEKIRQDSHLADSLNADASSPNSIIPRLQQALATCSQLIEAGDISKSNELVAELVDFLNPISVSVVEDASNVELETTAFEILTEIDRFISSPSRNQEVIDALSFELPKVVCKFACASNRCSEIAELIVGHLVSMCSPRDMLSILCAALSSPSETFNVPCYFAPLIGGLTKVIILIQRRQFEQVKTVIPVILGVLKSVSLEADDEDKDTEELFHKAIVLAESIQAVCKKLEQKDKKKLCALLGLFVLQLMALASIAMGRNISSLLPIVLYLSRFLPLCGISYEGLITGPDIDKFKTICGDDRDDDMACFSHVKHGGSLTVIWGYKSNEASMAADEDFEAVKNELQMNQTKRWQAIGMLKHVFSSIDLSWELKTHALDFLLCIMDGGATVEIQNDNMDYYTYMPTLYTALQAIEMVIIYAPNAVLRKKSFDALKKVLADVPSSLRFDILKALIQNNECSSMIAILLDCFKREMLAEHSRSISVTSGVSEAEVKDPPCASFWSAGALELVELVLKPPKGGPPSLPEYSDAVLSALNLYRFVLIRESTGKTNYTGVLSKDMLQKAYNEWLLPLRTLVTGVVAENQNDHDQLASDAICALNPIDLVLYRCIELVEDNLKHA; encoded by the exons ATGTCGGAAGAGAAAATCCGTCAGGATTCGCATCTCGCCGATTCACTTAACGCAGATGCATCTTCTCCCAATTCTATCATTCCTCGCCTCCAACAGGCCCTAGCTACATGCTCTCAA CTGATTGAAGCCGGTGACATTAGCAAATCCAATGAATTAGTCGCCGAGCTCGTCGATTTCCTTAATCcgatctcagtctcagttgtagAAGATGCATCAAATGTGGAGTTGGAGACAACAGCATTCGAGATTCTTACTGAAATTGATCGTTTCATAAGTTCACCATCCAGAAACCAG GAAGTTATTGATGCTCTATCCTTTGAGTTGCCGAAGGTTGTTTGTAAATTTGCTTGTGCATCCAACAGATGCTCGGAGATTGCTGAACTCATCGTTGGTCATCTAGTTAGTATGTGTTCTCCGCGTGACATGCTATCAATTCTTTGCGCG GCGTTAAGTTCCCCAAGTGAAACGTTCAATgttccttgctattttgctcCTCTTATTGGCGGCCTTACCAAAG TTATAATACTCATCCAAAGACGGCAATTTGAGCAAGTGAAAACTGTGATTCCTGTTATTCTTGGTGTTTTAAAGTCTGTGTCCTTAGAGGCAGATGATGAAGACAAAGACACTGAGGAGTTATTCCACAAAGCAATTGTCCTTGCAGAATCAATACAAGCTGTTTGCAAAAAGTTG GAACAGAAAGATAAGAAAAAACTTTGTGCTTTACTGGGCCTGTTCGTCTTGCAACTCATG GCTCTTGCTTCAATTGCAATGGGGCGTAACATTTCAAGCCTTCTTCCCATTGTGCTATACCTGTCACGCTTTCTTCCATTGTGTGGTATTTCATATGAGGGATTAATTACTGGACCAGATATTGATAAGTTCAAAACCATATGTGGAG ATGACAGGGACGATGACATGGCTTGCTTTTCTCATGTCAAGCATGGTGGATCACTTACAG TAATCTGGGGTTACAAATCCAATGAGGCATCAATGGCTGCTGATGAAGATTTTGAAGCAGTGAAAAATGAACTTCAAATGAACCAGACTAAAAGATGGCAGGCAATAGGCATGTTAAAGCATGTCTTCTCAAGTATCGACCTATCATGGGAATTGAAAACACATGCTCTTGATTTCCTGCTTTGTATAATGGATGGAGGTGCAACCGTAGAAATACAAAATGACAATATGGACTACTACACATATATGCCTACTCTATATACAGCATTGCAG GCAATTGAAATGGTCATTATATATGCACCAAATGCTGTTTTGCGGAAGAAATCATTTGATGCCTTGAAGAAG GTGCTTGCAGATGTTCCAAGTTCTTTAAGGTTTGACATCTTGAAGGCTTTGATACAGAATAACGAGTGTTCTTCTATG ATTGCAATCCTTTTAGATTGTTTTAAAAGGGAAATGCTTGCGGAACATAGTAGAAGCATCTCGGTAACAAGTGGAGTCTCAGAGGCAGAGGTGAAAGATCCTCCATGTGCCTCGTTTTGGAGTGCTGGTGCTCTGGAACTAGTGGAGCTGGTTCTAAAGCCTCCAAAGGGTGGCCCTCCATCCCTTCCTGAATACAGTGATGCA GTTCTATCAGCTCTCAATTTATATCGGTTTGTACTGATCAGAGAGTCAACTG GGAAAACCAACTATACTGGAGTGCTCTCTAAGGACATGTTACAGAAGGCTTACAATGAATGGCTTCTACCTTTGCGCACGTTAGTGACGGGAGTCGTAGCAGAAAACCAGAATGATCATGACCAACTAGCATCAGATGCAATATGTGCCTTGAACCCCATCGACTTAGTTTTATATCGTTGTATTGAACTCGTTGAAGATAATCTGAAACATGCATAG